The Terriglobus tenax genome contains a region encoding:
- a CDS encoding M15 family metallopeptidase → MSHNQRVTPQKFLMLCLWGAFTACTPLAAQTTVSDVNPAVSFHITPVRPVEELRPEALAAHPPEEEGSFRQPDLVEVVTLDPTIKLDIRYATTNNFLGTPVYTQARAFLQRPAAEAVARASAELRPLGYGLILHDGYRPWYITRIFWDAVPPAQHIFVADPQSGSKHNRGCAIDLSLYDLKTGQEVAMPSGYDEMTERAYADYPGGTDDERQRRELLRQAMEKQGFHVIPKEWWHFDYKDWKEYPILNVRFEDLGKK, encoded by the coding sequence GTGAGCCACAATCAGAGGGTGACACCACAAAAGTTCCTGATGCTCTGCCTCTGGGGTGCTTTTACGGCCTGCACCCCGCTCGCCGCCCAAACCACCGTCTCCGACGTAAACCCGGCCGTCAGCTTCCATATCACCCCGGTACGCCCGGTGGAGGAGCTGCGCCCCGAGGCCCTGGCCGCCCATCCGCCAGAAGAGGAGGGCTCCTTCCGCCAGCCGGACCTGGTCGAGGTGGTCACGCTGGACCCCACCATCAAGCTCGATATCCGCTACGCCACCACGAACAACTTCCTGGGAACCCCGGTCTACACCCAGGCCCGGGCGTTTTTGCAGCGTCCGGCAGCGGAGGCCGTGGCCCGCGCCAGCGCCGAGCTGCGTCCGCTGGGTTATGGACTCATCCTGCACGACGGCTACCGGCCCTGGTACATCACGCGCATCTTCTGGGATGCCGTGCCGCCAGCCCAGCATATCTTTGTTGCCGACCCTCAGTCCGGATCAAAACATAACCGCGGCTGCGCCATCGACCTCTCCCTCTATGACCTGAAGACCGGCCAGGAGGTCGCCATGCCCAGCGGCTACGACGAGATGACCGAACGCGCCTACGCCGACTACCCCGGCGGTACCGACGACGAACGCCAGCGCCGCGAACTGCTGCGGCAGGCGATGGAGAAGCAGGGCTTCCACGTCATCCCCAAGGAGTGGTGGCACTTCGACTACAAGGACTGGAAAGAGTATCCGATTCTGAATGTGCGCTTTGAGGACCTGGGGAAGAAGTAA
- a CDS encoding LPS-assembly protein LptD encodes MHAQQVPTSAPLPDNPTPQLSFPVAQPVAPAADASRKLTVEADTMTRTGDEYTLVGNVEIHYNGYIVTAEKLSFNQETGVVLSDGHIRITGGPDDEYIAASHGEANLKQETGRFYDVTGSLGVRSSAKGTTYTTANPFLFTGREIIKHGPNNYEVLNGTVTSCQLPNPDWRLASKRFVVENGQARGYNSVFKLLNLPVLFLPYVTHPTSPEERTSGFLIPTLSKAGSRKGYIIGEQIYLKLSRSADLTVGSEYFSVRGFSQLVAFRYKGAGQNFLTAHYTGLLDRGYHDNNGNYVNQGGQDFLLSGRRDLDEHTRMVANVEYLSSYVYREAFNDSFNQAVSTDVVSQAFIAHQKNGVSMALFGDRYQGLKNVTTGTQVRIIRAPSLDVDLIERHIGTSPLVWSFSASAAGLKRAQQNFTTGGVVERLDLHPQLSLPVHFAGWTVRPVLGFRNTSYTRSRLSSVIPGPTPVQIDDPLSRSVFEAGLEFRPPVLTRSFAAKDFIFGREMKHTVEPFFNYRYVSGVNDYTRTLRFDVTDVVTNTNEFEYGVTQRLFFRKKDAPVCDEELAGNTRLTSGCGGMAESVRWRLAQKHFFDPGFGGAVSNGRRNIFESTLDFSGIAFITQPREISPLVSELRVRISDKTDVEWDVNYDFGQHRFTASNVFIDEHIGQYFGGLSFARLNAPGRFLTSPISDFTQLRVLLGYGAPNKKGFSAAVNSGIDLNVGQPQYGAIQVSYFWDCCGFSAEYRKFELGTVRNDNIYRFNFSLANIGSAGNLRRAERLF; translated from the coding sequence ATGCATGCGCAGCAGGTTCCTACTTCGGCACCCCTGCCAGACAACCCCACGCCGCAACTCAGTTTTCCCGTCGCGCAGCCGGTCGCTCCGGCCGCGGATGCCTCGCGCAAGCTGACCGTGGAAGCCGACACCATGACCCGGACCGGCGATGAATACACGCTGGTGGGTAACGTGGAAATTCACTACAACGGCTACATCGTCACCGCCGAAAAGCTCAGCTTCAACCAGGAGACGGGTGTCGTTCTCTCTGACGGCCACATCCGCATTACCGGCGGGCCGGACGACGAATACATTGCCGCATCGCACGGCGAGGCAAACCTGAAGCAGGAGACGGGGCGCTTTTACGATGTGACCGGGTCGCTCGGCGTACGCAGCTCCGCCAAGGGCACCACCTACACCACCGCCAATCCGTTTCTGTTCACCGGCCGCGAGATCATCAAGCACGGCCCGAATAATTACGAGGTCCTGAACGGCACGGTGACCAGCTGCCAACTCCCCAATCCGGACTGGCGGCTGGCCTCCAAACGCTTTGTGGTGGAGAACGGCCAGGCGCGCGGCTACAACAGCGTCTTCAAGCTGCTGAACCTGCCGGTGCTCTTTCTGCCGTACGTCACGCACCCCACTTCGCCGGAAGAGCGCACCAGCGGCTTCCTGATTCCCACGCTCAGCAAGGCAGGCAGCCGCAAGGGCTACATCATCGGCGAACAGATCTACCTGAAGCTGTCGCGCAGCGCAGACCTGACCGTGGGCTCGGAGTACTTCTCCGTGCGCGGTTTCTCGCAGCTTGTGGCCTTCCGCTACAAGGGTGCGGGGCAGAACTTTCTGACGGCGCACTATACCGGCCTGCTGGATCGCGGTTATCACGACAACAACGGCAACTACGTCAACCAGGGCGGACAGGACTTCCTGCTCTCCGGTCGCAGGGACCTGGACGAGCACACGCGCATGGTGGCCAACGTGGAGTACCTCAGCTCGTATGTCTACCGCGAGGCCTTCAACGACAGCTTCAACCAGGCCGTTTCCACCGACGTTGTTTCGCAGGCCTTTATCGCGCACCAGAAGAACGGCGTCTCCATGGCCCTGTTCGGCGACCGCTACCAGGGTTTGAAGAACGTGACTACGGGCACGCAGGTCCGCATTATCCGCGCTCCGTCGCTGGATGTGGACCTGATCGAGCGACACATCGGTACCTCGCCCCTGGTGTGGTCCTTCTCGGCCTCAGCCGCGGGGTTAAAGCGCGCGCAGCAGAACTTCACCACCGGCGGTGTGGTGGAACGGCTTGACCTGCACCCGCAACTCTCTCTCCCAGTTCATTTCGCCGGCTGGACGGTGCGGCCGGTGCTCGGTTTCCGGAACACCTCCTACACCCGCAGCCGACTGTCTTCCGTTATCCCCGGTCCAACGCCGGTGCAGATCGACGATCCGCTGAGCCGGTCCGTATTTGAAGCCGGACTGGAGTTCCGTCCGCCGGTGCTGACGCGTTCGTTCGCGGCCAAGGACTTCATCTTTGGTCGTGAGATGAAGCACACCGTCGAGCCGTTCTTCAATTACCGCTACGTCAGTGGCGTCAATGACTACACGCGAACGCTGCGTTTTGATGTGACTGACGTTGTCACCAACACCAACGAGTTCGAGTACGGCGTCACGCAGCGGCTTTTCTTCCGCAAGAAGGATGCTCCGGTCTGCGACGAAGAGCTTGCCGGCAACACGCGTTTGACCTCCGGCTGCGGTGGCATGGCGGAGTCCGTGCGCTGGCGCCTGGCACAGAAACACTTCTTCGACCCCGGCTTTGGCGGCGCTGTCTCCAATGGTCGGCGCAATATCTTTGAGAGCACGCTGGACTTTTCCGGTATCGCCTTCATCACCCAGCCGCGCGAGATCTCACCGCTGGTCTCAGAACTGCGTGTGCGCATCTCCGACAAGACCGATGTCGAGTGGGACGTGAACTACGACTTCGGACAGCATCGTTTTACGGCCTCCAACGTCTTTATCGACGAACACATTGGCCAGTACTTTGGTGGTCTGTCCTTCGCTCGTTTGAACGCACCGGGCCGCTTCCTTACCTCGCCGATCTCTGATTTCACCCAGCTTCGCGTGCTGCTGGGCTATGGAGCGCCCAACAAGAAGGGCTTCTCCGCCGCGGTGAACTCCGGCATTGACCTGAACGTGGGCCAGCCCCAGTACGGCGCCATCCAGGTCAGCTACTTCTGGGACTGCTGCGGTTTCTCCGCCGAATATCGCAAATTTGAGCTGGGTACGGTGCGTAACGACAACATCTACCGCTTCAACTTCTCTCTGGCCAACATCGGCTCAGCCGGTAACCTGCGCCGCGCCGAGCGGCTGTTCTAA
- the bamA gene encoding outer membrane protein assembly factor BamA produces MVLLGLGAVAAGSAVAQNNASTFTTGPAAQGNPKALCSIQVIGNRRIPKESVLARLFSHEGDIYDESMVERDYNSLWNTGYFEDIRTERQDKPNCTQLIIYVREKPTVNDINYKGVNAVTTSDILERFKKAKVGLTVESQYDPTKVKRAEVVLKELLAEHGHQFATIKTVIKNLPPARISLTFEVKEGPTVKVGHIDFVGNDNVSSRTLRQAMRNLRPVGVPKSIILENIFARTFDASKLDEDAQRVQQAYRDRGYFKALTSEPKTRVRDAGGINIFTLRPSKGKRIDILMPVEEGKRYRLGGVNFTGNKAITNVKALRAQFAQKDGEWFSSTLFGKGLENLRKAYGGLGYINFVGSPTPRFDEAKNLIFLDIDIDEGKQFKVSRIEFSGNSITRDRVIRRELMLEEGAVYNAQAWELSLLRLNQLNYFETLKVEQDSETRTNNDAGTVDLLLKLKEKGKNSIGLNGGISGASGSFLGLNYETNNFLGLGETLSVQANAGNLSRNLSFGFTEPYFRNKPLSLGLQVFSSKFDYNPTKAYAASGSVSDNLSQAQQSLLTNYNQASTGLTVSASYPLRKLFNRTGVTRIGISYALSRSSVSTFNDNTRNLFQSLAFRSGIQGSNQLDGIISSVITPSFSFSSIDRAVGPHSGKDFNVAVQVAGAGGNVKYFSPIATWRQFFPMKGLRVNREGHNVLGYRLQFSHVEGFGGQVAPPFNRVYGGGESDVRGFDIRSSSPYTYIPTRVMFNLTNPDGTTVPRDPTNQDLGSIQIPLPIYRLVSVGADTGITGNVEYRIPIVNQVVFAFFTDFGYNGNLRESQLRQSVLGQATFNSALFGCPTIINGSCFGGQKVTAPQILKAVPGTNFVPRMSTGAELQVVLPIVNAPMRIYYAYNPLRLYKTLPQELTVDSAAFRGMFPDNGAGQYSYAQAIQFYGGSYQLREPRKTFRLSVSTTF; encoded by the coding sequence ATGGTTCTGTTGGGTCTCGGGGCCGTGGCCGCAGGTTCGGCCGTGGCACAGAACAACGCTTCCACGTTTACGACAGGGCCCGCTGCACAGGGCAATCCGAAGGCACTCTGCTCCATCCAGGTCATCGGCAACCGCCGTATTCCGAAGGAGTCCGTGCTTGCGCGCCTGTTCTCGCACGAAGGCGATATCTATGACGAGTCCATGGTCGAGCGTGACTATAACTCGCTGTGGAACACCGGCTACTTCGAAGACATCCGTACCGAACGGCAGGACAAACCGAACTGCACCCAGTTGATCATCTACGTGCGCGAGAAGCCCACGGTCAATGACATCAACTACAAGGGCGTCAACGCGGTCACCACGTCGGACATTCTGGAGCGCTTCAAGAAGGCCAAGGTCGGCCTGACGGTGGAAAGCCAGTACGATCCCACCAAGGTTAAGCGCGCCGAAGTCGTCCTGAAGGAGCTGCTGGCCGAGCATGGCCACCAGTTCGCCACCATTAAGACGGTGATCAAGAACCTGCCTCCGGCCCGCATCTCCCTTACCTTTGAGGTGAAGGAAGGTCCTACTGTGAAGGTGGGCCACATCGACTTTGTCGGCAACGACAACGTGAGCAGCCGTACCCTGCGCCAGGCGATGCGTAACCTGCGCCCGGTCGGTGTGCCGAAATCGATCATTCTGGAGAACATCTTCGCCCGCACCTTCGACGCCTCCAAGCTGGATGAAGATGCGCAGCGCGTGCAGCAGGCTTACCGCGATCGCGGCTACTTCAAGGCCCTGACCTCTGAGCCGAAGACCCGCGTCCGCGATGCCGGCGGCATCAACATCTTCACCCTGCGCCCCTCCAAGGGCAAGCGCATCGACATCCTGATGCCGGTGGAAGAGGGAAAGCGCTACCGCCTGGGCGGCGTCAACTTTACAGGCAACAAGGCCATCACCAATGTGAAGGCGCTGCGCGCCCAGTTTGCGCAGAAGGACGGCGAGTGGTTCTCGTCCACGCTCTTCGGCAAGGGCCTGGAGAACCTGCGCAAGGCTTACGGCGGCCTGGGCTACATCAACTTTGTCGGCTCGCCCACCCCGCGCTTTGACGAAGCCAAGAACCTGATCTTCCTGGACATCGATATTGATGAGGGCAAGCAGTTCAAGGTCTCGCGTATCGAGTTCTCCGGCAACAGCATCACCCGCGACCGTGTTATCCGCCGCGAACTGATGCTGGAAGAAGGCGCCGTGTACAACGCGCAGGCATGGGAACTCTCGCTGCTGCGTTTGAACCAGCTGAACTACTTCGAAACGCTGAAGGTCGAACAGGATTCCGAGACCCGTACCAATAATGACGCGGGCACCGTGGATCTGCTGCTGAAGCTGAAGGAAAAGGGCAAGAACTCCATCGGCCTGAACGGCGGTATCTCTGGCGCATCAGGCAGCTTCCTTGGCCTGAACTACGAGACCAACAACTTCCTCGGCCTTGGCGAAACGCTCTCGGTGCAGGCCAACGCCGGCAACCTGTCGCGTAACCTGAGCTTCGGCTTCACGGAGCCTTACTTCCGCAACAAGCCGCTCTCGCTGGGCCTGCAGGTCTTCTCCTCGAAGTTTGACTACAACCCGACGAAGGCCTATGCCGCTTCGGGCAGCGTCTCTGACAACCTGTCTCAGGCGCAGCAGTCGCTGCTGACCAACTACAACCAGGCTTCCACCGGCCTGACGGTTTCCGCCAGCTATCCTCTGCGTAAGCTGTTCAACCGTACCGGTGTTACGCGTATCGGTATCTCGTACGCCCTGTCGCGGTCCTCGGTTTCCACGTTCAACGACAACACGCGTAACCTGTTCCAGTCGCTGGCCTTCCGTTCCGGCATCCAGGGTTCCAACCAGCTGGACGGCATCATCTCGTCGGTGATCACTCCGAGCTTCAGCTTCTCGTCGATTGATCGCGCCGTCGGTCCTCACTCCGGTAAGGACTTCAACGTCGCCGTCCAGGTGGCTGGCGCGGGCGGTAATGTGAAGTACTTCTCGCCGATTGCAACCTGGCGTCAGTTCTTCCCGATGAAGGGTCTGCGCGTCAATCGCGAAGGCCACAACGTCCTTGGCTACCGCCTGCAGTTCTCGCACGTTGAGGGCTTTGGCGGTCAGGTGGCTCCGCCGTTCAACCGCGTCTATGGCGGTGGCGAGTCGGACGTTCGCGGCTTCGACATCCGTTCTTCGTCGCCCTACACCTATATTCCGACCCGTGTGATGTTCAACCTCACCAACCCGGACGGAACCACGGTGCCGCGTGATCCGACCAACCAGGACCTGGGTTCCATCCAGATCCCGTTGCCGATCTACCGCCTCGTCTCCGTCGGCGCCGACACGGGCATCACGGGCAACGTCGAGTACCGTATTCCGATTGTCAACCAGGTGGTCTTCGCCTTCTTCACGGACTTTGGCTATAACGGCAATCTCCGCGAGTCGCAGCTCCGCCAGTCGGTTCTTGGTCAGGCTACCTTCAACAGCGCGTTGTTCGGTTGCCCCACCATCATCAACGGCTCCTGCTTTGGTGGCCAGAAAGTTACGGCACCGCAGATCCTGAAGGCTGTTCCGGGCACCAACTTTGTTCCGCGCATGTCCACCGGCGCCGAACTGCAGGTGGTGCTGCCCATCGTCAACGCGCCGATGCGTATCTACTACGCCTACAACCCTCTGCGCCTTTACAAGACGCTTCCGCAGGAGCTGACTGTTGACAGTGCCGCATTCCGCGGGATGTTCCCCGACAACGGAGCCGGACAGTACAGCTACGCGCAGGCTATCCAGTTCTACGGCGGCTCCTACCAGCTCCGCGAACCGAGAAAGACCTTCCGCCTGAGCGTCTCCACGACCTTCTAA
- a CDS encoding RDD family protein yields the protein MSLTSPVPVEPVHDSEAWKDQVAARIAAHRQKKQQADQQQQSLPIEGLQEAKPRQRRVAAAVADRFARQQSYREYLEAEAEAALQKARAEAEVAARNAAAIAQAQQQLLEELEQWNTPAEDEAPAAPQRAEIVEIPVLELVPLEVAPLPAPEPEPEPEPMVVEFVPEPSTEPIAPLSANLIAFPRQLVAPKKARPRLAEGPLRDEASEPQLRIFEVTAEQIATTPEPVHVQPEWSDIRLDASVLTQPLLDHPATPEISFALPPQVAPLQFRIMAGLVDSMAVLGSFALFTIVFALTAKSVVLDRSLALWAGGVLLTLFVGYRMLFFTFGDQTPGMKYARIGLCSFSDENPTRRQMRRRMWAMALSMAPLGLGYLWAIFDEDHMGWHDRISRMYMRAY from the coding sequence GTGAGCTTGACCAGTCCCGTCCCCGTGGAACCGGTCCACGACTCAGAAGCGTGGAAAGACCAGGTGGCCGCACGTATTGCGGCGCACCGGCAGAAGAAGCAACAGGCGGATCAGCAGCAGCAGTCGCTGCCGATAGAAGGCCTGCAGGAAGCCAAGCCCCGCCAGCGCCGCGTAGCCGCCGCGGTGGCAGACCGCTTTGCGCGCCAGCAGAGCTACCGCGAATACCTGGAGGCCGAAGCCGAAGCCGCCCTGCAGAAGGCGCGAGCCGAGGCCGAGGTTGCCGCACGCAATGCCGCCGCCATTGCCCAGGCGCAGCAGCAGCTGCTGGAAGAGCTGGAGCAGTGGAACACCCCCGCGGAGGATGAAGCCCCGGCTGCGCCGCAGCGGGCTGAGATCGTCGAAATCCCCGTGCTGGAGCTGGTGCCGCTGGAGGTAGCTCCGCTGCCCGCTCCTGAACCGGAGCCCGAGCCGGAACCCATGGTGGTGGAGTTTGTTCCCGAGCCCTCCACCGAACCAATCGCTCCGCTGAGCGCCAACCTGATCGCCTTTCCCCGGCAGCTCGTTGCTCCGAAAAAGGCGCGTCCGCGGCTGGCCGAAGGCCCGCTGCGCGATGAAGCCTCTGAACCGCAACTCCGCATCTTCGAGGTAACCGCCGAGCAGATTGCCACCACACCCGAGCCGGTCCACGTGCAGCCGGAGTGGAGCGATATTCGTCTGGACGCCTCCGTGCTGACCCAGCCCCTTCTGGATCACCCGGCAACGCCCGAGATCAGCTTCGCCCTGCCGCCGCAGGTGGCTCCGCTGCAGTTTCGGATCATGGCCGGCCTGGTGGACAGCATGGCCGTGCTGGGCAGCTTTGCCCTGTTCACCATCGTCTTCGCCCTGACGGCGAAGTCTGTCGTGCTGGACCGATCGCTGGCCCTTTGGGCCGGTGGCGTGCTGCTGACGCTGTTTGTGGGATACCGTATGCTGTTCTTCACCTTCGGCGACCAGACGCCAGGCATGAAGTATGCCCGCATCGGCCTGTGCAGCTTCTCCGACGAGAACCCGACGCGCCGCCAGATGCGCCGCCGCATGTGGGCCATGGCACTCTCGATGGCTCCGCTGGGACTGGGCTACCTGTGGGCCATCTTTGACGAAGACCACATGGGCTGGCACGACCGCATCTCGCGCATGTATATGCGGGCTTACTAG
- a CDS encoding succinate CoA transferase yields the protein MTDRIRYAPLLKRIVSAEEASLHIQDGMVVGMSGFTRAGDAKAVPHALAHRAKLQPLKITLITGASLGHDTDKILAEAGVLARRLPFQVDTALRRRINAGEVLFLDQHLGETVEQLRSGSLPPVDVAIIEVAAITEQGHLVPTTSVGNSVVLAQQAKKIVVELNRSVPAAIEGFHDIYQTTDRPGRAPISLIHPGDRLGTTAITVDPERIVAVVETGLEDSPAKIDPPDEDTKSISRHLSHFLESEVARGNLTRSLLPLQAGIGSVANAVLMGLIHCPFENLTMYSEVLQDSAFHLIDAGKLLVASASSITVSEGCYARFMQNLDHYRNRIVLRPQEISNSAEVIRRLGVIGVNTALEADIYGNVNSTHVNGTHMMNGIGGSNDFAHNAQLAIFVTKSLAKDGHLSSIVPMVPHVDSNEHDVDVLVTEQGYADLRGLAPRERAPLIIERCAHPDYREALHTYLREALQRGGHTPHVLEKALSWHLAARETGSMRSVIGV from the coding sequence ATGACCGACCGGATCCGCTATGCTCCACTGCTGAAGCGCATCGTTTCAGCCGAAGAGGCTTCGCTTCATATTCAGGATGGAATGGTCGTCGGCATGAGCGGGTTTACCCGCGCCGGCGATGCCAAGGCCGTGCCGCATGCACTGGCTCACCGTGCGAAGCTGCAGCCGCTGAAAATCACCCTGATCACCGGCGCGTCCCTGGGCCACGATACGGATAAAATCCTCGCGGAAGCAGGTGTTCTGGCACGCAGGCTGCCCTTCCAGGTGGACACGGCCCTGCGCCGCAGAATCAACGCGGGCGAGGTCCTGTTCCTGGATCAGCACCTCGGTGAGACCGTGGAGCAGCTCCGTTCCGGTAGTCTGCCCCCGGTGGATGTCGCCATCATCGAGGTGGCCGCCATCACGGAGCAGGGCCACCTGGTGCCCACGACCTCGGTAGGGAACTCGGTGGTGCTGGCGCAGCAGGCGAAGAAGATCGTCGTCGAGCTTAACCGCTCCGTCCCCGCGGCTATCGAGGGTTTCCACGACATCTACCAGACCACCGACCGGCCCGGCCGAGCTCCCATCTCGCTCATCCATCCCGGCGACCGTCTTGGAACCACGGCCATCACCGTCGATCCGGAGAGAATTGTCGCGGTGGTGGAGACAGGCCTGGAAGACAGTCCGGCAAAGATCGATCCTCCGGATGAAGACACGAAGAGCATCAGCCGCCACCTCAGCCACTTCCTGGAGAGCGAAGTCGCGCGTGGCAACCTGACCCGCTCGCTGCTGCCGCTGCAGGCGGGCATCGGGTCAGTGGCTAACGCCGTTCTGATGGGTCTGATCCATTGCCCGTTCGAGAACCTGACCATGTACTCGGAGGTGCTGCAGGACAGCGCGTTTCACCTGATCGACGCGGGCAAGCTTCTGGTCGCCTCCGCCAGCTCCATTACCGTCTCTGAGGGCTGCTACGCGCGATTCATGCAGAACCTGGACCATTACCGCAATCGCATTGTGCTGCGCCCGCAGGAGATCAGCAATTCGGCTGAGGTGATCCGGCGGCTTGGCGTCATCGGCGTCAATACGGCGCTGGAAGCCGACATCTACGGCAACGTGAACTCCACGCATGTGAATGGCACGCACATGATGAACGGCATCGGCGGGTCCAACGATTTTGCGCACAACGCGCAGTTGGCCATCTTCGTGACTAAGTCGCTGGCCAAGGACGGCCACCTGTCGAGCATTGTTCCGATGGTGCCGCACGTGGACAGCAACGAGCACGACGTAGACGTGCTGGTGACGGAGCAGGGATACGCCGATCTGCGCGGGCTTGCGCCACGGGAACGAGCTCCGCTGATCATCGAGCGTTGCGCACACCCTGATTACCGTGAGGCGCTGCACACCTACCTGCGGGAAGCGTTGCAGAGGGGTGGTCATACGCCGCATGTGCTGGAGAAGGCTCTTAGCTGGCATCTCGCAGCGCGCGAGACGGGTTCCATGCGCAGTGTGATCGGTGTTTGA
- a CDS encoding AAA family ATPase, with translation MLKRLILRQDRILSPQVYPFTVPAIGSLTELRFSPARVTFFTGENGSGKSTLLEAIAAHYGFGREGGTRNFQFSTTESNHTVEPLVQAMQMAFDNRTGEGFFLRAESLFNVATHIDELDADGFGPRIVDSYGGVSLHTRSHGETFFTVLKAKFRRNGLFLLDEPEAALSPHRQLAFLSLMYETVTRFPNAQFLVSTHSPILLGYPGAQIFSFDGDTIHEIGCEESMPWQVYRRFLADPGAAFEDATAQMLPLFRGLDGDA, from the coding sequence ATGCTGAAGCGGCTCATCCTCCGGCAGGATCGTATTCTTTCGCCGCAGGTGTATCCATTCACGGTTCCGGCGATAGGGTCTCTGACGGAGCTGCGGTTTTCGCCCGCACGTGTCACCTTCTTTACGGGCGAAAACGGCTCCGGCAAGTCGACCTTGTTGGAGGCCATCGCCGCGCACTATGGCTTTGGCCGCGAGGGCGGTACAAGGAACTTCCAGTTCAGCACTACCGAGAGCAACCACACCGTGGAACCTCTGGTACAGGCCATGCAGATGGCCTTCGACAACCGTACCGGGGAGGGGTTCTTTTTGCGGGCGGAGAGTCTGTTCAATGTGGCGACGCACATTGATGAACTGGATGCGGACGGCTTTGGTCCGCGAATCGTTGATTCTTACGGCGGTGTGAGTCTCCACACCCGCTCCCATGGAGAGACATTTTTTACCGTCCTGAAGGCCAAGTTCCGGCGGAACGGGCTTTTTCTGCTGGACGAACCGGAGGCGGCACTCTCGCCGCATAGGCAGTTGGCTTTTCTGTCGCTGATGTACGAGACGGTAACCCGCTTTCCCAATGCTCAGTTCCTCGTCTCCACCCATTCGCCCATCCTTTTGGGGTATCCGGGGGCGCAGATCTTCAGCTTTGACGGGGATACGATCCACGAAATCGGCTGTGAAGAGAGTATGCCCTGGCAGGTTTACCGCAGGTTTCTGGCTGACCCGGGGGCTGCCTTTGAAGATGCGACGGCACAGATGCTGCCGTTGTTTCGCGGTCTGGATGGGGACGCGTGA
- a CDS encoding septal ring lytic transglycosylase RlpA family protein, whose protein sequence is MIQTRSIAVAGALLAVLVLTGCHHKKSHVARRPPPPPARRGSGSSTSTRNVPPVRPVPGLGSSQPEEMPDTGGKVYSSEVGMASWYGPPYHNRNAANGQPYDQNAMTAAHRTLPMGTVVRVTNVQTGQQATVKITDRGPFVQGRVLDLSMAAAKATGVYRAGVAKVKIEVMQQTEHAAVSGKWCVQVGAFSDAKNSLKLKDQMQRRYHTAKVIEFPGPTGHWVRINPSVMDKAHATEVAESIRPAESGAQAYLVRLD, encoded by the coding sequence TTGATCCAGACCCGCTCCATTGCCGTTGCAGGTGCCCTTCTGGCGGTGCTGGTGTTGACCGGCTGCCACCACAAGAAGTCGCATGTGGCTCGACGTCCGCCGCCGCCACCGGCTCGCCGCGGCAGCGGTAGCAGCACCTCCACCCGGAATGTTCCGCCGGTGCGCCCGGTCCCGGGCCTTGGCTCCAGCCAGCCGGAGGAGATGCCGGATACGGGCGGCAAGGTGTACTCCTCTGAAGTTGGCATGGCGAGCTGGTACGGCCCGCCGTATCACAATCGCAACGCGGCGAATGGACAGCCATATGACCAGAACGCCATGACTGCGGCGCACCGCACGCTGCCCATGGGAACCGTCGTCCGCGTCACCAACGTGCAGACCGGGCAGCAGGCTACTGTCAAAATCACGGACCGCGGACCCTTTGTCCAGGGACGCGTACTCGATCTCTCCATGGCCGCAGCCAAGGCTACTGGCGTCTATCGCGCGGGTGTGGCCAAGGTAAAGATTGAGGTTATGCAGCAGACCGAGCATGCAGCGGTCTCCGGCAAGTGGTGCGTCCAGGTGGGGGCATTCTCTGACGCGAAGAACTCACTGAAGCTGAAAGACCAGATGCAGCGCCGCTATCACACTGCCAAGGTGATTGAGTTCCCCGGCCCTACGGGGCACTGGGTGCGCATCAATCCGTCTGTGATGGACAAGGCTCATGCGACGGAGGTGGCGGAAAGCATTCGCCCGGCAGAGTCCGGAGCGCAGGCGTACCTGGTGCGGCTCGATTAG